The genome window GCAAGGCTGAACAGTGCCCACCGGATAAGACGAAGCGGTCCCGGTTGAGCCACTTATCGTCCTGGGGATTAAAATTAAGGAACTTTTCCCAGAGAACGTAGGCCATTGGTGCCATACCGATTGGGGAACCTGGGTGGCCGCTCTTTGCCGCTTCAATCATGTCAATACTCATAAAACGCAGGGCATTGACAGCCAGCTGGTCGCTAATCGTAAAATCTTGTTGGCGCGCCCGGGTCACCGTTGTATTTAAACTACTAATCATACTTATCTAACCTCACTTATTTATTAAGACGCCGTCCACGTTGCTGTCACATAGCACGTCGGCTAATTCTTCTTCAAAAACGAAACCGCCATAAATGATTTGAACCTGCCCGGCAGTTTCTTGGTCATAAATAATCCGCAACGAGTCGCGAATTTGTCGGTGAGCAATCCTGATTCGCTGTGCGTCAGCTGGCAGGCGGCATTCGCCAGCCCAGCTCGGTGAATAAACAATCACCAGCCGCGCGACCGCTGCACGGCTCACCCCGGCTAGAACATTGGCCAGTCGCCGGCTCAGCAGGTAGGCAAAGTCAACGGGTGTCAGTCGAAGGTCTCCCTCATCAAGTTTCAAAACCGGTTGTTGGCTCCCCTGGAGCGTTGTCCGCAGCTGGTAGTTGAGCTCTCGTGACGAGTGGTCAAGCAGTGTCAGAACCCGGCAGTTACTGATAAGTTCCGGCGCGTCCATTCCAGCCCGCTGAATACGCAATTCACGGCTTGTCGTCCGCATTGTTTCAGGTACCACGTTACGTTTCGTTAGCATCTCGCTCACCCCTGCTTATTTCTTCTGCAGTTGTTCAAATTCGGCCCAATCCTTCTTAAACGTTGCTAGTCCCTTATCCGTCAACGGGTGTTCCCACAATTTTGGAATAAGGTGACCAGGAATGGTGGCGATGTCACAACCAGCCAGAGCGACCTGTTCAACGTGTTGGCAGTGGCGAATGGAAGCGGCGATGATTTCCGTCTGGTAGCCATAGATGTCAAAAATCTGCCGTAGCTTTTCAACTAATTCCAGCCCGCTCGCCCCGATGTCATCAAGCCGCCCCAGGAAGGGACTGACGTAGGTCGCCCCCGCCTTTGCAGCCAGCAATCCTTGTGCTGCGGAGAAGACCAGGGTAACGTTTGTCTTAATCCCTTCTTTTGACAGAATGTTGACGGCCTTTAAGCCCGCCTCGGTCATCGGAATCTTAACGACAATGTTGTCCGCCCACTTGCTGAGCTCCCGAGCCTGGGTCACCATCCCGTCAGTATCGTCAGCCGTTACTTCAGCACTGACCGGGCCATCGACAATCGCGCAAATCTCCTTTTCGACGGTTTCCCAGTCCTTACCTTCCCGGGCAATGATGGTTGGGTTAGTCGTCACCCCGTCTAGTAAGCCAAGGTCGTTGATCCGCTTAATTTCGTCGATGTTAGCAGTGTCCGCAAAAATCTTCATAGTGATAATCTCCTTCAAAGTTAGTTTCGCTGGTTAATCAGTATGCCTAAGTTCTTAATCGGTATTATTTAGCTTGTCAAGACAAGTAGACCAATTTATTTTTGTGCAACCAGTTGCATCTCCCAGCCAGCAGTAACTGTTTTTACTAAATTTTACTTTTTTACTAATTGTTTAGGCGGAAAATCGTTGATATATTTGGATTCTTTTCCAAATTTGCCGAGGTCGACAGATTTTGTTAAGATTTGTTTATTCAAGGAATTTTACTG of Limosilactobacillus oris contains these proteins:
- a CDS encoding triose-phosphate isomerase, encoding MLTKRNVVPETMRTTSRELRIQRAGMDAPELISNCRVLTLLDHSSRELNYQLRTTLQGSQQPVLKLDEGDLRLTPVDFAYLLSRRLANVLAGVSRAAVARLVIVYSPSWAGECRLPADAQRIRIAHRQIRDSLRIIYDQETAGQVQIIYGGFVFEEELADVLCDSNVDGVLINK
- the fsa gene encoding fructose-6-phosphate aldolase, producing MKIFADTANIDEIKRINDLGLLDGVTTNPTIIAREGKDWETVEKEICAIVDGPVSAEVTADDTDGMVTQARELSKWADNIVVKIPMTEAGLKAVNILSKEGIKTNVTLVFSAAQGLLAAKAGATYVSPFLGRLDDIGASGLELVEKLRQIFDIYGYQTEIIAASIRHCQHVEQVALAGCDIATIPGHLIPKLWEHPLTDKGLATFKKDWAEFEQLQKK